The proteins below come from a single Halostagnicola larsenii XH-48 genomic window:
- a CDS encoding DUF6159 family protein, which yields MGYYSRLKTGFVLSIASVRVLWLHPKLALYPLGSAITAAVFMGALLGPLFLAAGTSFGAVELAVLFVVYLGTTYITALFNAGLVYSVREVFHGNDPHVGDGLRAAAGNSGTLLIWAFVSAVIGIVIQSLESRGEIASQLVAMVFSFGWTIATFFVIPVIVFQDDVTARSMFTDSASTFKETWGETVGTTLGLGIVPALIVLPGGALAIGLLVLSENLAMVVIAITIALAAIVLSMLVGGVITGVAKTALYVYATEDIQPDEFDRFDFDSMFETDGGDSAKISTGPGGLKNSNRGI from the coding sequence ATGGGATACTACAGCCGCCTCAAAACCGGCTTCGTCCTGTCGATCGCCAGCGTTCGGGTCCTCTGGTTGCACCCGAAGCTCGCGTTGTACCCGCTCGGAAGTGCGATTACGGCCGCGGTGTTTATGGGCGCACTGCTCGGTCCGCTCTTTCTCGCCGCCGGTACGTCGTTCGGCGCCGTCGAACTCGCGGTCTTGTTCGTCGTGTATCTGGGAACGACGTACATCACCGCGCTGTTCAACGCCGGGCTCGTCTATTCCGTGCGCGAGGTCTTCCACGGCAACGACCCGCACGTCGGTGATGGGCTCCGGGCCGCAGCAGGAAACTCCGGGACGTTACTCATCTGGGCGTTCGTGAGTGCAGTCATCGGTATCGTGATCCAGTCGCTCGAGTCTCGCGGAGAGATCGCCTCCCAGCTCGTCGCGATGGTGTTTAGCTTCGGCTGGACGATCGCGACGTTCTTCGTCATCCCGGTTATCGTCTTTCAGGACGACGTCACCGCGAGGTCGATGTTCACCGACAGCGCGTCGACGTTCAAAGAGACCTGGGGAGAAACCGTCGGCACCACGCTCGGACTGGGGATCGTCCCCGCGCTTATCGTGCTCCCCGGCGGCGCACTCGCGATCGGACTCCTCGTGCTCTCTGAAAACCTGGCGATGGTCGTGATTGCGATCACCATCGCACTCGCTGCGATCGTCCTCTCGATGCTCGTCGGCGGTGTCATTACCGGTGTCGCAAAGACGGCCCTCTACGTGTACGCCACCGAAGACATCCAACCGGACGAGTTCGACAGGTTCGACTTCGATTCGATGTTCGAAACTGATGGTGGTGATTCAGCAAAGATATCCACCGGTCCGGGCGGTCTCAAAAACAGTAACCGTGGGATATGA
- a CDS encoding pyridoxal-phosphate-dependent aminotransferase family protein, which produces MPTTDNSYPKPAVSELTPPDRTLMGPGPSDTNPRVLRAMSTPLVGHLDPSFVEIMDEVQELLRYTFQTDNEWTIPVSGTGSAAMEAAIGNLVEPGDTMLVPTNGYFGGRMASMARRAGGTVVEVDATWGEPLDPTAVDDALAEYDPDIFGFVHAETSTGVLQPNVSELTAAAHEHDTLVIADTVTSIGGVELRVDEWDIDVAYAGPQKCLSCPPGASPLTLSDQGMDKVLARDEEPRSWYLDLSLLEGYWGEKRAYHHTAPITNVYALREALRLVAEEGIENRWERHERLAGALKAGVEGMGLEMNASEDYWLPSLNAVRVPNGIDDGAVCEALLEQYDLEIAGGLGDLSGEIFRIGCMGHSARPENVIYVVTALGDVLESMGADVDPGSGVTATRRALEKTE; this is translated from the coding sequence ATGCCGACCACCGATAATTCGTACCCGAAGCCAGCAGTTTCGGAACTCACGCCACCAGATCGAACGCTCATGGGGCCGGGGCCAAGCGACACCAATCCTCGCGTGCTCCGAGCGATGAGTACGCCACTCGTTGGTCACCTGGATCCATCGTTCGTCGAAATCATGGACGAAGTACAGGAGTTGCTTCGATACACGTTTCAAACGGACAACGAATGGACGATCCCAGTTTCGGGAACCGGTTCCGCTGCGATGGAGGCTGCGATCGGGAACCTCGTCGAACCGGGAGATACCATGCTCGTTCCAACGAACGGCTACTTCGGCGGTCGGATGGCCTCGATGGCCCGCCGCGCCGGCGGCACCGTCGTCGAAGTCGATGCCACCTGGGGCGAACCGCTCGATCCAACTGCTGTCGACGATGCGCTCGCAGAATACGACCCGGACATCTTCGGGTTCGTCCACGCAGAGACGAGTACGGGCGTTCTTCAACCGAACGTCTCCGAACTCACGGCTGCAGCACACGAACACGATACGCTCGTCATCGCCGATACCGTCACTTCGATCGGTGGCGTCGAACTTCGTGTCGACGAGTGGGACATCGACGTTGCCTACGCCGGCCCGCAAAAGTGTCTTTCCTGTCCGCCCGGCGCAAGTCCCCTCACGCTTTCCGACCAAGGGATGGACAAGGTCCTCGCACGCGACGAAGAACCCCGCTCCTGGTACCTCGACCTGTCTTTGCTCGAGGGATACTGGGGAGAAAAGCGAGCGTACCACCACACGGCACCAATCACCAACGTCTACGCGCTTCGAGAGGCGCTCCGTCTCGTCGCCGAAGAAGGAATCGAAAACCGCTGGGAACGCCACGAACGCCTCGCTGGCGCGCTGAAAGCCGGCGTCGAAGGGATGGGACTCGAGATGAACGCTTCTGAGGATTACTGGCTTCCGAGTCTAAACGCAGTCCGAGTCCCGAACGGCATCGACGACGGTGCCGTCTGCGAGGCGCTGCTCGAACAGTACGATCTCGAGATCGCGGGCGGCCTCGGCGATCTCTCTGGAGAAATTTTCCGCATCGGTTGTATGGGACACTCTGCTCGTCCGGAAAACGTAATTTACGTTGTAACCGCACTCGGTGACGTGCTCGAATCGATGGGCGCTGATGTCGATCCTGGGAGCGGAGTCACTGCGACGCGCCGCGCGCTCGAAAAAACCGAATAA
- a CDS encoding DUF7521 family protein — translation MTQEVVRIDEAPLFEVLTVASLFLVALVGTLIAYQAYRGYRRNDSTSMLYLSIGLLLLTAFPFLINILITTLISPSQVVTVFFENTSRLLGLLAIMYSLYGHH, via the coding sequence ATGACTCAAGAGGTCGTTCGGATCGACGAGGCACCCCTGTTCGAAGTACTAACAGTAGCGAGTCTCTTCTTGGTCGCACTCGTTGGAACGCTTATTGCATATCAGGCCTACCGGGGCTACCGACGAAACGACAGCACGTCGATGCTGTATCTCTCTATCGGCCTGTTGTTGCTAACGGCGTTTCCGTTCCTGATCAATATCCTCATTACGACCCTCATCAGCCCATCGCAGGTAGTGACCGTGTTCTTCGAGAACACGAGTCGGCTGCTCGGGTTGCTGGCGATTATGTACTCGCTGTACGGTCATCACTGA
- a CDS encoding winged helix-turn-helix domain-containing protein, which yields MSEDCDLTELLAVLDDEYARAILTETSVEPMSASTLSDRCDASLPTIYRRLDRLTECQLVTEETELAQDGNHYSVYSANLDSLELSLEEGEFSLDLSYRDQDVADKFTQMWEGMR from the coding sequence GTGAGTGAGGACTGCGATCTGACGGAATTGCTCGCTGTTCTCGACGACGAGTACGCACGAGCGATCCTCACCGAAACGAGCGTCGAACCCATGTCAGCCAGTACATTGAGCGACCGGTGTGACGCTTCATTGCCGACGATTTATCGTCGACTCGATCGGCTCACGGAGTGTCAACTCGTCACTGAAGAAACAGAACTTGCACAGGACGGAAACCACTACAGCGTCTACTCGGCGAACCTCGATAGCCTCGAGCTCTCGCTCGAGGAAGGGGAGTTCTCCCTCGACCTTTCCTATCGTGACCAGGACGTTGCCGATAAGTTCACGCAGATGTGGGAGGGGATGCGATGA
- a CDS encoding DUF7116 family protein yields the protein MQLVEQARSIFAELGYTVEGDGPEFRAQREWKVVHVSTVFETGTLPSASGDFHCFVAQPGDVDELEAKLKRTSPDYEWAIIVVDGDEYQVERAPPGPRAAA from the coding sequence ATGCAACTCGTCGAGCAGGCCAGGTCGATCTTCGCAGAGCTCGGATACACCGTCGAAGGCGACGGCCCCGAATTTCGAGCCCAACGAGAGTGGAAAGTCGTCCACGTCAGTACCGTCTTCGAGACAGGCACGCTTCCATCGGCGTCTGGAGACTTCCACTGTTTCGTCGCACAACCGGGTGATGTCGACGAACTCGAGGCAAAACTCAAGCGAACGAGTCCAGATTATGAGTGGGCGATTATCGTTGTGGACGGAGACGAGTATCAGGTCGAACGAGCCCCGCCAGGACCACGCGCGGCAGCGTAG
- a CDS encoding HesB/IscA family protein → MSTESVDGGETRPQIEVTEEAAEQAHSLLEGEGLDDGVAGLRLFVQQGGCAGLSYGMRFDDEPDDDDTIYEHHGLRVFVDPASLKYIEGSVLDFESGLQAEGFHVENPNVVSECGCGESFRT, encoded by the coding sequence ATGAGCACCGAAAGCGTAGACGGTGGGGAAACCCGACCCCAGATCGAAGTAACCGAGGAAGCTGCGGAGCAGGCTCACTCGTTGCTGGAGGGAGAGGGATTAGACGACGGCGTCGCCGGTTTGCGGTTGTTCGTTCAGCAAGGTGGTTGTGCTGGGCTCTCATACGGAATGCGATTCGACGACGAACCCGACGACGACGATACGATCTACGAGCACCACGGCCTGCGAGTCTTCGTCGACCCGGCCAGTCTCAAATACATCGAAGGCAGCGTCCTCGACTTCGAAAGCGGCCTGCAGGCGGAAGGGTTCCACGTCGAGAACCCGAACGTCGTCAGCGAATGTGGCTGCGGCGAGTCGTTCCGAACGTAA
- a CDS encoding dodecin: MVFKKITLIGTSTESFDAAADNAIDRAEATLQNVYWIEVDELGVEIANVEDREYQAEVTVAFELEE; the protein is encoded by the coding sequence ATGGTCTTCAAGAAGATCACGCTGATCGGGACGAGTACAGAAAGCTTCGATGCTGCTGCTGACAATGCTATCGACCGCGCCGAGGCGACGCTGCAGAACGTCTACTGGATCGAAGTCGATGAACTCGGGGTCGAAATCGCGAATGTAGAAGATCGAGAGTATCAGGCGGAAGTGACTGTTGCGTTCGAACTCGAAGAGTAG
- the hisD gene encoding histidinol dehydrogenase: MSIQERDVSELGPDERVAFFERDAGIESVRSDVRDIVERVREEGDVAVREFTERFDDVSVGNLEITDHCERAYDDLDEELLEAIETAVANVREFHEAQLPEDWRETFADGRELGRRFRPIDRVGVYVPGGSAAYPSSAIMGVVPAIVAGVEHVSVVTPPADQINPVTLAAIHAAGADAVFSVGGAQGIAALAYGTESVTRVQKIVGPGNRWVTAAKAEVRGDVAIDFLAGPSEVLVVADDTADPELVASELIAQAEHDPNASVVAVTDDEATGEAITDSLEQQASEREREETIRSALSNDASGVLVARSMSEAILFAEEYAPEHLSIIADDDEAILERIDSAGSVFLGPYTPVAAGDYASGTNHVLPTNGGARVTGGLSVETFLRSTTVQRLSETGLEDLEDPITTLATAEGLEAHAESVRLRLDRD, translated from the coding sequence ATGAGCATTCAGGAACGGGACGTTTCCGAACTCGGTCCCGACGAGCGCGTCGCTTTTTTCGAGCGTGACGCCGGCATCGAGTCGGTTCGTTCGGACGTTCGGGACATCGTCGAGCGTGTCCGCGAAGAAGGTGACGTCGCCGTTCGCGAGTTCACCGAACGGTTCGACGACGTTTCGGTTGGAAACCTCGAGATTACGGATCACTGTGAACGCGCCTACGACGACCTCGACGAGGAACTGCTCGAGGCGATCGAAACTGCCGTCGCGAACGTCCGAGAGTTCCACGAGGCCCAACTCCCCGAAGACTGGCGAGAAACCTTCGCCGACGGGCGGGAACTTGGCAGACGATTTCGACCGATCGACCGCGTCGGCGTGTACGTTCCCGGCGGGAGCGCAGCCTACCCCTCGAGTGCGATCATGGGGGTCGTCCCGGCTATCGTCGCGGGTGTCGAACACGTTTCAGTCGTCACACCACCGGCCGACCAGATCAACCCAGTGACGCTCGCAGCAATTCACGCCGCGGGAGCAGACGCAGTCTTCAGCGTCGGCGGCGCACAGGGAATCGCCGCACTGGCCTACGGAACGGAGTCAGTTACTCGCGTCCAGAAAATCGTCGGGCCCGGGAACCGTTGGGTGACGGCGGCCAAAGCTGAAGTCCGCGGCGACGTTGCGATCGATTTCCTGGCTGGACCCAGCGAGGTCCTCGTGGTCGCTGACGACACTGCAGACCCCGAACTCGTCGCATCGGAACTGATCGCACAGGCAGAACACGACCCGAACGCGTCAGTCGTCGCGGTCACTGACGATGAGGCGACCGGTGAAGCAATCACCGATTCCCTCGAACAGCAGGCGAGCGAACGCGAACGCGAAGAAACGATCCGCTCGGCGCTCTCGAACGACGCGAGCGGCGTATTAGTCGCTCGCTCGATGAGCGAAGCGATTCTCTTCGCCGAGGAGTACGCTCCCGAACACCTCTCGATTATCGCTGACGACGACGAGGCGATTCTCGAGCGAATCGACAGTGCAGGGAGCGTCTTTCTGGGACCATATACACCAGTTGCGGCGGGCGATTATGCCAGCGGAACGAACCACGTCTTACCGACGAACGGGGGTGCACGAGTGACTGGCGGTCTTTCGGTCGAAACGTTCCTTCGATCGACGACCGTCCAGCGACTCTCCGAAACCGGCCTCGAGGATCTCGAGGACCCAATTACGACCCTCGCAACGGCAGAAGGGCTCGAGGCTCACGCCGAGAGCGTTCGATTGCGACTCGACCGCGACTGA